The Arcobacter porcinus sequence TAACCTTTTTGAAAATGATATTATCTCTTCTAGTTTTTTCTTAGATTTACCACTAAAAATTGCATCTCTTGCTATTTCTATACCCTCTTTGATATCTCTTGCTTTCTCATCAACAAAAAGTGCGGCAGCAGCATTTAATAAAACAATATCAAGCTTAGCTCCAAGCTCTTTTCCTTCTAAAATATTTCTTGTAATTAGAGCATTCTCTTTTGGACCTTCTCCTACAATATCATCTTTTGAAGCTAATTTTAAACCATAATTTTCAGGATTTATCTCAAACTCATTTAGCTTCCCATTATTTAAAGTACTTGCATAAGTAATATCAGATATTGAAATCTCATCCATACCATCTTTTGAAGCTACAACCATTGCTCTTTTACAATCAAGCATATCAAGAGCAGTTGCAATTTTATTTATAAACTCTTTACTATATACGCCTAATACTATTTTTTCAACTCCAGCTGGACTACAAAGTGGACCAATAATATTCATAATTGTTCTATGATCAATAGTTTTTCTAACAGGAGTTATATATTTCATAGCTGGATGGTGATTTGCTGCAAACATAAAAGCAAAACCAGTATCTTTCAACATTTTTGCACTATCTTCTAAACTAATATTTAAATTTATACCTAAAGCTTCAAGCATATCAGCACTTCCACTTTTACTTGTAACACTTCTATTTCCATGTTTTGCTACGTAGCACCCAGCAGAAGCTAAAAGAATTGAAACTGTTGTTGATATATTAAAACTATAACTTTTATCTCCACCTGTTCCAACAATATCAATAGATTTCTTTCTTAACTCTTCATCTATTGGAAGTGGAATCACATAATCTCTCATAGAACTTGCAGCTCCTGCAAATTCGGAAGCAGTTTCACCTCGGTTATATAACTCTAAAAAATATTCTCTTATTTGATCTGCTTCTAATCTATTCTGAAAAATCTCATCAAATTTTGCTTTTGTTTCTAAAAACATACTAATTTATCCTTTGTACATATTCATCTATTTTTGATTTTGGTGTTGATTTTGTTGTTGGAATTTGTAAAATCTTGAATTTCTCACTACTTTCAAGATATTTTATCTCTATAATATCTCCAACTTTTACCTCTTTAGCTTTTTTTACTGCAATATTATTTAAAAAAACAACTTTGTGTTCCAGCATATCTTCAGCTATTGCTCTTCTTTTTGTGATATTTACACTATTTAAAAATTTATCTATTCTCATAAGCAAGATTATAACAAAATAAAATTAAATTTGTTTAAATGGTTTTATAGCAAAACTTTGGTATTATCCCCACCAATATTTACCAAAATTAGGAAAGATTATGAGCAAAAAAGATATAAAAAAAGTAGTTCTTGCATATAGTGGTGGACTTGATACATCTATTATTTTAAAATGGCTTCAAGATGAATATAGTGCTGAAGTTATTACATTTACAGCTGATTTAGGACAAGGTGAAGAGGTTGAACCAGCTAGAAAAAAAGCGATAGCTTGTGGAATAAAACCTGAAAATGTATATATTTTAGATTTAAAAGAGGAGTTTGTAAAAGATTATGTATTCCCAATGTTTAGAGCAAATGCTATTTACGAAGGTGAATATCTTTTAGGAACATCAATTGCAAGACCATTAATTGCAAAAAAACTTGTTGAAATTGCAAATGAAAAAGGTGCACAAGCTGTATCTCACGGAGCAACAGGAAAAGGAAATGACCAAGTAAGATTTGAACTTGGAGCTTTAGCTTTAAATCCAGATTTAAAAGTTATTGCACCTTGGAGAGAGTGGGAATTAAATTCAAGAGAGAGTTTACTTGAATATGCTAAAAAAAATGGAATAGAAATTTCTCAAAAGCATGTTGATGAAAATGGAAATCCAAAAATTAGCCCATATTCAATGGATGCAAACCTTTTACATATATCTTATGAAGGATTACATTTAGAAAATCCTGCAAATGAGCCAGAAGAATCAATGTGGCTTTGGACAACAAGTCCTGAAAATGCTCCAGATAAAGCAGAATATATTGAAATAGAGTATAAAAATGGAGATCCAATTGCATTAAATGGTAAAAAATTGTCTCCAGCAAATCTGCTTTTAGCTTTAAATGAGCTTGGAAATAAACATGGTATTGGAAGAGTAGATATTGTTGAAAATAGATATGTTGGTATGAAGGCACGAGGTTGTTATGAAACTCCAGGTGGAACAATTATGTTAAAAGCTCACAGAGCTATTGAATCATTAACTTTAGATAGAGAAGCATCTCATTTAAAAGATGAATTAATGCCAAAATAT is a genomic window containing:
- the trpD gene encoding anthranilate phosphoribosyltransferase, which encodes MFLETKAKFDEIFQNRLEADQIREYFLELYNRGETASEFAGAASSMRDYVIPLPIDEELRKKSIDIVGTGGDKSYSFNISTTVSILLASAGCYVAKHGNRSVTSKSGSADMLEALGINLNISLEDSAKMLKDTGFAFMFAANHHPAMKYITPVRKTIDHRTIMNIIGPLCSPAGVEKIVLGVYSKEFINKIATALDMLDCKRAMVVASKDGMDEISISDITYASTLNNGKLNEFEINPENYGLKLASKDDIVGEGPKENALITRNILEGKELGAKLDIVLLNAAAALFVDEKARDIKEGIEIARDAIFSGKSKKKLEEIISFSKRLNS
- a CDS encoding argininosuccinate synthase, which encodes MSKKDIKKVVLAYSGGLDTSIILKWLQDEYSAEVITFTADLGQGEEVEPARKKAIACGIKPENVYILDLKEEFVKDYVFPMFRANAIYEGEYLLGTSIARPLIAKKLVEIANEKGAQAVSHGATGKGNDQVRFELGALALNPDLKVIAPWREWELNSRESLLEYAKKNGIEISQKHVDENGNPKISPYSMDANLLHISYEGLHLENPANEPEESMWLWTTSPENAPDKAEYIEIEYKNGDPIALNGKKLSPANLLLALNELGNKHGIGRVDIVENRYVGMKARGCYETPGGTIMLKAHRAIESLTLDREASHLKDELMPKYAKLIYQGYWFSPEREMLQAAIDATQKNVEGKVKLKLYKGNIMVVGRESSKSLYDDAYSTFEKDEVYNQKDAEGFIRLNALRLVIAGKKQK
- a CDS encoding S4 domain-containing protein, with the translated sequence MRIDKFLNSVNITKRRAIAEDMLEHKVVFLNNIAVKKAKEVKVGDIIEIKYLESSEKFKILQIPTTKSTPKSKIDEYVQRIN